TATATCGTTTCTGAAAAATCCGGCTGCTGCTGTACCCTTTGCGTTTGAGTTGGTTCGCTCTGCGCGCAGGCGCAGTATCAGTATTGAAATTGCAAAAGCGCAAGTGGTAGTGCGCGCTCCTTATTTTGTGGCGAAAGCCGAAATTGAAAAATTTGTACGTGAGAAATCGCTCTGGGTGCAACAAAAGTTAGCGCAGCAAGAGCAACAACTTTCGGCTGTGCCCAGCTACAGTTTTGCAAATGGTAGCAGTCTGCCCTACCTGGGTGGCGAGTTGAGTTTGGTGGTGCATAAACAGCCCAAAGCCGATGTGGTGCGCTACGGCGCGCAATTGCTAGTGATACTCACGTCGCGCAGCCGCCTGCCCGATGAACAGCAGACCAAGCGTTTGGTATGTGAGTGGTATCAACAACAAGCGCTGGCGATGCTGCAAGCCAAAACGGATGCAGCCGCAGCGCGTTTGGGGGTTAAGCATTCCGGTGTTACTATCAAGGCGACTCGTTCAAAATGGGGTCATTGCACAGCGCAGGGCGCTATCCAGTACAACTGGCAGATTCTGCTAGCCCCTGAGTCTATAGTCGACTATCTTGTCGCCCACGAAGTGAGCCACTTATTGCATCACAACCACAGCCCGGCATTTTGGGCTGTAGTTGCTAGCCTCTGTCCTGATTACAAAAACCGTCGTGCCTGGCTTAAAACCCAAGGCATGCAGCTTATGTTTTAATCCGCGTTATGTTTAACCGTCTGGAGATACCCTATGAACGAGCCACTAAGCGATAACGACTCTGAGAACTTTGACCGTTTTATAGTTGAAGCGATTGAGAATGGTTGCGTATGGAGCTTGCAAGGTCCGGAAGGATGGGCGCTGTGCGGTTCCGAAAAATATGAAAATACCGATGTGATGCCGTTTTGGTCCCAGGAAGCCTTTGCCCGTACGCACTGCCAGGAAGATTGGAAAGATTACGAGCCGGTAGCAATTGAGCTGGAAGAGTTTTTGGAAGATTGGCTTACGGGTATGCACGAAGATGTCATTTTGGCGGGCATCAATTGGGACGAGGAGCTTGAAGGTGTAGAAATAGAACCTTTGGACTTGCTGGAAGAGTTTGATCAGGAGCTGGCAGATTAGGCTTAACGGCAATTAGCGCCAGTTGGTTTCGTTGATATCGTCGCCAAACAGGTGGTCATGCAAAATATCGACATGGTGTTTTTTAGCGAAGATCTCCAGCTCTAGCATGGTATCGCACCAGGGCGAAAAGAGCTGGCCAGTGGTACGGTAGTCGCGGTTGGTAATAACAAAGGCATTACCGGTTGACAGCAGGCGCTTGGAGATGTGGCTAAATGCCCGGCGCTGTACCTGCAACACTACCAAGTCAAAATCCATACACAAGCGCATCAGCTGCGGATGAATGGAATCTTTGCGGTTGGTAAAGCAAATTTCCCTGCTGCCGAGTATGTCATCTGATTTCAGTTTGGGGTACGGCATAATAAATTCATCTAGTCTGGCTTCCGTCGCGTTGTCTTGCCTCCGTGCATCACATCAGGGCGCGGATTACACCACAAGGAAGGCTGTAGGGCGAGAGCTTTGGGTCACATTTTTTACCATTAAAACCCTGCGGGATATTCTATGAGCAAAATCTTGAGGTTAATGAGTCTTTGCGTTTGCCTACTTCTGGCAAGTTGCGCCGCCATCAATCCCACCTTGAAAGATCCGGATGTGAAACTGGTTGGTTTGCGCTTATTGCCCGCACAGGGTATTTTGCAGCGACAAATCGCTGTCGATCTGAGTATTTTAAACCCGAACCGACAAGATTTAAGTGTGCGCGGTATCAATTACAACGTGGGTATTGAAAATATAAATTTGCTGTCTGGCGCGACTGATCAGGTTCCCGTGCTCAGGGGCATGCAAGAAACCCCGGTAACCCTGGTAATCTCCGCTGATATTATTTCAATTGTACGTTTGCTGGAGCATTTCAGCTCCAATGGCGTGGGCGATAAAGTGAATTATAATTTTTCTGCCGTCATCGACTTCAGTGCATGGTTGCCTTCTATGCATGTGGACAAAAAGGGTGTTTTGCCTTTAAGTGGAAGCAAGTAATCCGCGAGCAGAAAGTGAATAAACGATAATAGGTGCTTGTGGCGGCGCGAATGCGTGCGGCCATTTTCAACGTTTTAGCAGGATATTGAATGAGCGAGTTAACAACCCTCCCCGATGCAGATGAACGCATCGCCTTAAAAGATTTTAGTGAAAAAGCTTATCTCGATTACTCCATGTACGTGATTCTCGACCGTGCATTGCCTCATATTGGCGATGGCTTGAAGCCCGTACAACGCCGCATTGTGTATGCGATGAGCGAGTTAGGTTTAAAGTCCTCGGCCAAGTTTAAAAAATCGGCGCGTACCGTAGGCGATGTGATTGGTAAATTTCATCCGCATGGTGACTCTGCGTCCTACGAAGCCATGGTGCTTATGGCGCAACCCTTCTCCTACCGTTATACGCTGGTTGACGGTCAGGGAAACTGGGGTTCGCCCGACGATCCCAAATCATTTGCGGCCATGCGTTACACCGAATCGCGCCTCACAAAATACAGCGAAGTTTTGTTGGAAGAGTTGGGTCAGGGTACGGTTGATTGGCAGCCCAACTTTGACGGCACATTGGAAGAGCCCGCAGTATTGCCTGCGCGTGTCCCCAACGTATTGCTGAATGGCACTACCGGTATTGCGGTAGGTATGGCGACAGATATTCCGCCGCATAATTTGCGCGAAGTGGTAAATGCACTTGTTCATTTAATTGACAACCCGCAAGCCAGCGTAACGGATTTGTGCCAACACAT
This DNA window, taken from Cellvibrio zantedeschiae, encodes the following:
- a CDS encoding LEA type 2 family protein, with translation MSKILRLMSLCVCLLLASCAAINPTLKDPDVKLVGLRLLPAQGILQRQIAVDLSILNPNRQDLSVRGINYNVGIENINLLSGATDQVPVLRGMQETPVTLVISADIISIVRLLEHFSSNGVGDKVNYNFSAVIDFSAWLPSMHVDKKGVLPLSGSK
- a CDS encoding DUF2750 domain-containing protein; protein product: MNEPLSDNDSENFDRFIVEAIENGCVWSLQGPEGWALCGSEKYENTDVMPFWSQEAFARTHCQEDWKDYEPVAIELEEFLEDWLTGMHEDVILAGINWDEELEGVEIEPLDLLEEFDQELAD
- a CDS encoding M48 family metallopeptidase — encoded protein: MPISFLKNPAAAVPFAFELVRSARRRSISIEIAKAQVVVRAPYFVAKAEIEKFVREKSLWVQQKLAQQEQQLSAVPSYSFANGSSLPYLGGELSLVVHKQPKADVVRYGAQLLVILTSRSRLPDEQQTKRLVCEWYQQQALAMLQAKTDAAAARLGVKHSGVTIKATRSKWGHCTAQGAIQYNWQILLAPESIVDYLVAHEVSHLLHHNHSPAFWAVVASLCPDYKNRRAWLKTQGMQLMF